From a single Nocardioides panacis genomic region:
- a CDS encoding PP2C family protein-serine/threonine phosphatase, whose product MEAVARELGGIFDAEAVSFLIADLSGRALVRLAHVPLVDGEAEVRTQLGPGERRHLEESATVLPFDGGPAEQAVRTQTVQVLPPDPARAGDGVLGRWRVLAPVTERGESIGLLELYLADEPGRQTVAEIGHAAYLLAFVVIANRRHTDLFEWGQRSRPFSLSAEIQQRLLPGSRTCEAAAFTLSGWLEPAASIGGDTFDYSLGRDQLHLSLTDAMGHGVGAALTASLCIGSLRGSRQTGATLLEQATDANTVLAEQAASRDLDDFVTGLLARVDLRTGAYEMVNAGHVAPYLARGSQVTALELPVDLPFGLFPDTAYRSTRGTLRPGDRVVLVTDGMLERNVSTVDLPGAIAATRQLHPREVVRALADSALEATGHALSDDATVLCLDWHGSNAQERSIRSGADPERASNRLP is encoded by the coding sequence TGTCGCCCGCGAGCTCGGCGGGATCTTCGATGCCGAAGCCGTCTCGTTCCTCATCGCGGACCTGTCCGGGCGTGCTCTGGTCCGGCTGGCGCACGTCCCCCTCGTGGACGGCGAGGCCGAGGTCCGTACGCAGCTGGGTCCCGGTGAGCGACGCCATCTCGAGGAGTCCGCGACCGTGCTGCCCTTCGACGGCGGCCCCGCGGAGCAGGCGGTGCGCACCCAGACCGTCCAGGTGCTGCCGCCCGACCCGGCGCGCGCAGGGGACGGGGTCCTGGGGAGGTGGCGGGTGCTCGCACCGGTCACCGAGCGCGGGGAGTCCATCGGGCTGCTGGAGCTGTACCTCGCCGACGAACCGGGCCGGCAGACGGTGGCCGAGATCGGGCACGCTGCGTACCTGCTCGCGTTCGTCGTCATCGCGAACCGACGGCACACCGACCTGTTCGAGTGGGGCCAGCGCAGCCGCCCCTTCAGCCTGTCCGCGGAGATCCAGCAACGCCTGCTGCCCGGCTCGCGGACCTGCGAGGCGGCCGCCTTCACGCTGTCGGGATGGCTGGAACCCGCGGCGAGCATCGGGGGTGACACCTTCGACTACAGCCTGGGCCGTGACCAGCTGCACCTGTCGTTGACCGACGCGATGGGGCACGGCGTGGGCGCCGCCCTGACGGCGTCGTTGTGCATCGGCAGCCTGCGAGGCAGTCGGCAGACCGGAGCCACGCTGCTCGAGCAGGCCACCGACGCGAACACGGTGCTGGCAGAACAGGCAGCGTCCCGGGACCTCGACGACTTCGTCACCGGGCTGCTGGCCCGGGTCGACCTCCGCACCGGCGCCTACGAGATGGTCAATGCCGGGCACGTCGCGCCGTACCTCGCTCGAGGCAGTCAGGTCACAGCACTGGAGCTGCCGGTGGACCTCCCGTTCGGCCTGTTCCCCGACACCGCGTACCGCAGCACGCGGGGGACGCTGCGGCCCGGTGACCGAGTGGTCCTGGTGACCGACGGCATGTTGGAGCGCAACGTCAGCACGGTCGACCTACCCGGGGCCATCGCGGCCACGAGACAGCTCCACCCGCGCGAGGTCGTCCGTGCGCTGGCCGACAGCGCGCTGGAGGCGACCGGCCACGCGCTCAGCGACGACGCGACCGTGCTGTGCCTGGACTGGCACGGGAGCAACGCCCAGGAACGGTCCATCCGCTCAGGTGCCGATCCCGAGCGCGCCAGCAACCGCCTTCCCTGA
- a CDS encoding GAF and ANTAR domain-containing protein, giving the protein MDDATRMAQVFVELADTLTENFDVVDFLQTLTDRCVELLDADASGLMLTDQRGGLTLMAATLERARVLELFELQVQEGPCLECFTTGEAITNVDLAEAQRRWPTFSPAAVRAGFGGTHALPMRLRGQVIGALNLFTDEPVELSATDIGVGQAMADVATIGLLHQRNTHEQTILSEQLQSALHSRVLVEQAKGVLAARADISVNAAFVRMRTHARTHQLSLTEVATAVVEGTLTPSDIGARAQ; this is encoded by the coding sequence ATGGATGACGCGACGCGGATGGCGCAGGTGTTCGTCGAGCTCGCCGACACCTTGACCGAGAACTTCGACGTGGTCGACTTCCTGCAGACGCTCACCGACCGGTGCGTGGAGCTGCTGGACGCCGACGCGTCCGGGCTGATGCTCACCGACCAGCGCGGCGGGTTGACGCTGATGGCCGCGACCCTGGAACGAGCCCGGGTCCTGGAGCTGTTCGAGCTCCAGGTCCAGGAAGGTCCGTGCCTGGAGTGCTTCACCACCGGTGAGGCCATCACGAACGTCGACCTCGCCGAAGCGCAGCGCCGCTGGCCCACGTTCAGCCCGGCGGCCGTGCGGGCCGGCTTCGGAGGCACGCACGCCCTCCCGATGCGGCTGCGCGGCCAGGTCATCGGCGCGCTCAACCTGTTCACCGACGAGCCCGTCGAGCTGTCCGCGACCGACATCGGAGTCGGGCAGGCGATGGCGGACGTCGCCACCATCGGGCTGCTCCACCAGCGCAACACCCACGAGCAGACCATCCTCTCCGAGCAGCTGCAGAGCGCCCTGCACAGCCGCGTCCTGGTCGAGCAGGCCAAGGGTGTCCTGGCCGCCCGCGCCGACATCAGCGTGAACGCCGCCTTCGTGCGGATGCGCACCCACGCCCGCACCCACCAGCTGAGCCTGACCGAGGTCGCGACCGCCGTCGTCGAGGGCACCCTGACCCCGAGCGACATCGGCGCCCGCGCCCAGTAG